Proteins encoded in a region of the Perognathus longimembris pacificus isolate PPM17 chromosome 11, ASM2315922v1, whole genome shotgun sequence genome:
- the Arhgef11 gene encoding rho guanine nucleotide exchange factor 11 isoform X8 — protein sequence MSVRLPQSIDRLSSLSSLGDSTSERKSPSHHRQPSDTSETTGLVQRCVIIQKDQHGFGFTVSGDRIVLVQSVRPGGAAMKAGVKEGDRIIKVNGTMVTNSSHLEVVKLIKSGAYVALTLLGSSPSSVSVSGLQQDPSLAGAPRITPVIPPPPPPPPLPPPQRITGPKPLQDPEVQKHATQILRNMLRQEEKELQDILPLYGDSSQRPSEGHFSLDSQEADSGLDSGTERFPSVSESLMNRNSVLSDPGLDSPRTSPVIMARIAQHHRRQGSDAPVPPSSDQAVDQSLKPLIIGPEEDYDPGYFNNESDIIFQDLEKLKSHPAHLAVFLRYIFSQADPSPLLFYLCAEVYQQTNSKDSRSLGKDIWNIFLEKNAPLRVKIPEMLQAEIDFRLRNSEDARGVLCEAQEAAMPEIQEQIHDYRTKRTLGLGSLYGENDLLDLDGDPLRERQIAEKQLAALGDILSKYEEDRSTPMGFALNTYMSHAGIRLREVRPSNIAEKTQSAPDKDKWLPFFPKAKKQSSNSKKEKDALEDKKRNPILKYIGKPKSSSQSIKPGNVRNIIQHFENSQQYDAPEPGTQRLSTGSFPEDLLESDSSRSEIRLGRSESLKGREEMKRSRKAENVPRSRSDVDMDAAAEATRLHQSASSSASSLSTRSLENPTPPFTPKMGRRSIESPSLGFCTDVLLPHLLEDDLGQLSDLEPEPDAQNWQHTVGKDVVAGLTQREIDRQEVINELFVTEASHLRTLRVLDLIFYQRMKKENLMPREELARLFPNLPELIEIHNSWCEAMKKLREEGPIIKDISDLMLARFDGPAREELQQVAAQFCSYQSIALELIKTKQRKESRFQLFMQEAESHPQCRRLQLRDLIISEMQRLTKYPLLLENIIKHTEGGTSEHEKLCRARDQCREILKFVNEAVKQTENRHRLESYQKRLDATALERASNPLAAEFKSLDLTTRKMIHEGPLTWRISKDKTLDLHVLLLEDLLVLLQRQDERLLLKCHSKTAVGSSDSKQTFSPVLKLNAVLIRSVATDKRAFFIICTSELGPPQIYELVALTSSDKNTWMELLEEAVRNATRHPVATPTPIHPPPPGPQEPVHQDPSPSRVGLDDSEVYQSKRELEEPPGGTGPQQGTQGKPEKPEQEGSPEKEELRTPSHPSLCPYGENMDIRTRDPVHLALPGPLFMEGLADSALEDVENLRHLILWSLLPGHTTETQAAGEPEDDLTPTPSVISMTSHPWDPGSPGQAPTGGERDSAQVPGPERSHPGQEDEAFCSLAHLPPRTRNSGIWESPELDSSAEQTASAEAAGSYKVVRKAEVSGNKLVPGLPERGQSESEPPEVESGTQATGNCFYVSMPAEPLDSSTDPTGAPTGPRQPDSLPTWHTEPPPQLRDDSRDQRHPSCSPPNLALRDMGMIFRTIEQLTLKLNRLKDMELAHRELLKSLGGESSGGTTPVGSVHTEAARWTDSSLSPPAKEALALDSQNSHELGTCPEDGCDSPPEDSTTDRAASPGP from the exons GTCTCGTTCAACGCTGCGTCATCATCCAAAAGGACCAGCATGGCTTTGGCTTCACAGTCAGTGGGGATCGCATTGTCCTGGTACAGTCTGTACGGCCTG GAGGTGCAGCTATGAAAGCTGGTGTGAAAGAGGGAGACCGGATTATCAAA GTCAACGGTACCATGGTGACCAATAGTTCACACCTGGAGGTGGTGAAGCTTATCAAAT CTGGTGCCTATGTTGCACTGACCCTCCTGGGTTCTTCACCTTCATCTGTTAGTGTCTCTGGGCTCCAGCAGGACCCATCCCTGGCAGGAGCTCCTCGAATTACTCCTgtgataccaccaccaccaccgcctccACCCCTGCCACCTCCACAACGCATCACAGGACCCAAACCTCTGCAG GATCCTGAAGTTCAAAAACATGCTACCCAGATCCTCAGGAatatgctgaggcaggaggaaaagGAATTACAG GACATACTTCCACTCTATGGTGACAGCAGCCAGAGACCATCAGAAG gcCATTTCTCTCTGGATTCCCAGGAGGCAGACAGTGGCTTGGACTCTGGGACAGAACGCTTTCCCTCTGTCAGTGAA TCATTGATGAATCGGAACTCAGTACTGTCAGACCCTGGACTAGACAGCCCTCGCACCTCCCCTGTGATCATGGCCaggattgcccagcaccacaggcGGCAGGGCTCTGATGCACCAGTCCCCCCATCCAGTGACCAG GCGGTAGATCAAAGCTTAAAGCCTTTAATTATTGGACCAGAGGAAGATTATGACCCCGGTTATTTCAACAACGAG AGTGACATCATCTTCCAGGATCTTGAAAAACTGAAGTCACATCCAGCTCACCTGGCAGTTTTTCTCCGCTATATCTTCTCTCAAGCAGACCCCAGTCCACTG CTTTTTTACTTGTGTGCAGAAGTATATCAGCAGACAAACTCCAAGGATTCCCGAAGCTTGGGAAAAGACATCTGGAATATTTTCCTAGAGAAAAATGCG CCTCTCAGAGTGAAGATCCCAGAGATGTTACAAGCTGAGATTG ACTTTCGCCTGCGGAACAGTGAGGACGCTCGGGGTGTTCTATGTGAAGCTCAGGAGGCAGCCATGCCAGAGATCCAGGAGCAGATTCACGACTACAG AACAAAGCGCACTCTGGGGCTAGGCAGCCTATATGGTGAGAATGACCTGCTAGACCTGGACGGGGACCCTCTGAGAGAGCGTCAAATAGCTGAAAAGCAACTGGCTGCCCTTGGAGATATCTT gtCCAAATACGAGGAAGACAGAAG TACTCCCATGGGCTTTGCTCTAAATACTTACATGAGCCATGCTGGGATCCGCCTTCGCGAGGTACGACCCTCCAATATTGCTGAAAAGACCCAGTCTGCTCCTGACAAGGACAAGTGGCTGCCTTTCTTCCCTAAGGCTAAGAAG CAGAGCAGCaattctaagaaagaaaaagatgcctTGGAGGACAAGAAGCGAAACCCCATTCTCAAGTACATTGGAAAGCCCAAAAGCTCTTCTCAGAGCA TCAAGCCAGGCAATGTGAGGAACATCATTCAGCACTTTGAGAACAGCCAACAGTATGATGCCCCAGAACCAGGGACGCAACGACTCTCAACAGGAAGTTTTCCTGAGGATCTGCTGGAGAGTGACAG TTCACGCTCAGAGATTCGCCTGGGCCGCTCTGAGAGCCTCAAGGGCCGAGAAGAGATGAAGCGGTCCCGGAAGGCCGAGAATGTGCCTCGTTCTCGAAGTGATGTTGATATGGATGCTGCGGCCGAGGCCACTCGCCTCCACCAGTCAGCCTCATCCTCTGCCTCCAGCCTCTCTACTAG GTCTCTTGAGAACCCAACCCCTCCTTTCACCCCCAAAATGGGCCGCAG GAGTATTGAGTCCCCCAGCTTGGGGTTCTGCACAGATGttctccttccccacctcctgGAGGATGATCTGGGCCAGCTGTCTGACCTGGAACCAGAGCCCGATGCCCAAAATTGGCAGCACACAGTGGGCAAGGATGTGGTGGCAGGGCTGACCCAGAGGGAGATTGATCGGCAAGAGGTCATCAATG AGCTGTTTGTGACCGAAGCTTCCCACCTGCGCACACTTCGGGTCTTAGACCTCATCTTCTACCAgcgaatgaagaaagaaaacctaaTGCCACGGGAGGAGCTGGCCCGGCTCTTCCCTAACCTGCCAGAACTCATAGAGATTCACA ATTCCTGGTGTGAAGCCATGAAGAAGCTCCGGGAGGAGGGCCCCATCATCAAAGACATCAGTGACCTCATGCTGGCTCGA TTTGACGGTCCTGCTCGAGAAGAACTCCAGCAAGTGGCTGCACAGTTCTGTTCCTACCAGTCAATAGCCCTAGAGCTGATCAAGACCAAGCAGCGCAAGGAGAGCCGATTCCAGCTCTTCATGCAG GAAGCTGAGAGCCACCCTCAGTGCCGGCGACTACAGCTTAGAGACCTCATCATCTCTGAGATGCAGCGGCTCACCAAGTATCCCCTGCTCCTGGAGAACATCATCAAGCACACAGAGG GTGGCACATCTGAGCATGAGAAGCTATGCCGGGCCCGGGACCAGTGCCGGGAGATTCTCAAATTTGTGAATGAAGCAGTAAAGCAGACAGAGAACCGGCACCGATTAGAGAGCTACCAAAAACGTCTGGATGCCACTGCTCTGGAAAGGGCCAGCAATCCTCTGGCAGCAGAATTCAAG AGCCTGGATCTTACAACCAGGAAGATGATCCATGAGGGACCTCTGACTTGGAGGATAAGCAAGGATAAGACCTTGG ACCTCCATGTGCTGTTGCTAGAGGACCTGCTAGTGCTCCTGCAGAGACAGGATGAGCGGCTGCTGCTTAAGTGCCACAGCAAGACAGCCGTGGGCTCCTCAGACAGCAAGCAGACCTTCAGCCCCGTTCTGAAGCTCAATGCTGTGCTCATCCGCTCTGTGGCCACAG ATAAACGGGCATTCTTCATCATCTGTACCTCCGAACTGGGCCCTCCTCAAATTTATGAACTGGTCGCATTGACATCATCAGACAAGAACAC ATGGATGGAACTCTTAGAAGAGGCCGTGCGGAACGCCACCAGGCACCCTGTGGCTACCCCAACACCCATTCACCCCCCACCTCCAGGCCCCCAGGAACCAGTCCATCAGGACCCCAGTCCCAGCAG GGTAGGACTAGATGACTCAGAAGTATACCAAAGTAAGCGAGAACTTGAGGAGCCACCTGGAG GCACTGGACCCCAGCAGGGAACCCAAGGAAAGCCAGAGAAGCCTGAGCAGGAGGGCAGTCCAGAGAAAGAGGAGCTGCGAACCCcttctcacccttccctctgcCCGTATGGAGAGAACATGGACATCAGGACAAGGGATCCTGTCCACctggccctcccaggccctctgTTCATGGAAGGACTCGCTGATTCAGCCCTGGAAGATG tGGAGAACCTGCGACACCTGATCCTCTGGAGCCTGCTTCCAGGTCACACCACGGAGACTCAGGCCGCAGGGGAGCCCGAGGACGACCTGACACCTACTCCTTCTGTCATCAGCATGACCTCTCACCCCTGGGACCCAGGCTCCCCAGGGCAAGCTCCTACTGGGGGtgagagggacagtgcccaagttccAGGGCCAGAGAGAAGCCATCCAGGACAGGAGGACGAAGCTTTCTGTTCTCTAGCACATCTTCCCCCAAGGACTAGGAATTCTGGTATCTGGGAGTCTCCCGAGCTGGATAGTTCAGCTGAACAGACTGCAAGTGCAGAAGCAGCAGGAAGTTACAAGGTTGTGAGAAAAG CTGAGGTGTCAGGCAACAAACTTGTCCCTGGACTACCAGAGCGTGGCCAGTCAGAGTCTGAGCCACCTGAAGTGGAAAGCGGAACACAGGCTACGG GAAACTGTTTTTATGTCAGCATGCCAGCAGAACCCCTGGACTCAAGCACTGACCCTACAGGGGCACCCACAGGCCCCCGACAACCTGACAGCCTCCCTACCTGGCACACAGAGCCTCCACCCCAGCTACGAGATGACAGTAGAGATCAAAGACACCCCAGTTGCTCTCCCCCAAACCTGGCCCTTAGAGACATGGGCATGATCTTCCGTACCATCGAGCAGCTCACCCTCAAACTCAATAGGCTCAAG GACATGGAGCTGGCCCACAGAGAGCTGCTCAAGTCCCTTGGGGGAGAGTCGTCTGGTGGTACCACGCCTGTGGGTAGTGTCCACACAGAAGCAGCCAGATGGACAGATAGCTCCCTCTCACCTCCAGCCAAGGAAGCCCTGGCCTTGGACTCCCAGAACAGCCATGAACTGGGAACCTGTCCTGAGGATG GCTGTGACAGCCCCCCAGAAGACAGCACCACAGACAGAGCTGCGTCACCAGGACCCTAG
- the Arhgef11 gene encoding rho guanine nucleotide exchange factor 11 isoform X6 yields MSVRLPQSIDRLSSLSSLGDSTSERKSPSHHRQPSDTSETTGLVQRCVIIQKDQHGFGFTVSGDRIVLVQSVRPGGAAMKAGVKEGDRIIKVNGTMVTNSSHLEVVKLIKSGAYVALTLLGSSPSSVSVSGLQQDPSLAGAPRITPVIPPPPPPPPLPPPQRITGPKPLQDPEVQKHATQILRNMLRQEEKELQDILPLYGDSSQRPSEGHFSLDSQEADSGLDSGTERFPSVSESLMNRNSVLSDPGLDSPRTSPVIMARIAQHHRRQGSDAPVPPSSDQAVDQSLKPLIIGPEEDYDPGYFNNESDIIFQDLEKLKSHPAHLAVFLRYIFSQADPSPLLFYLCAEVYQQTNSKDSRSLGKDIWNIFLEKNAPLRVKIPEMLQAEIDFRLRNSEDARGVLCEAQEAAMPEIQEQIHDYRTKRTLGLGSLYGENDLLDLDGDPLRERQIAEKQLAALGDILSKYEEDRSTPMGFALNTYMSHAGIRLREVRPSNIAEKTQSAPDKDKWLPFFPKAKKQSSNSKKEKDALEDKKRNPILKYIGKPKSSSQSTFHIPLSPVEVKPGNVRNIIQHFENSQQYDAPEPGTQRLSTGSFPEDLLESDSSRSEIRLGRSESLKGREEMKRSRKAENVPRSRSDVDMDAAAEATRLHQSASSSASSLSTRSLENPTPPFTPKMGRRSIESPSLGFCTDVLLPHLLEDDLGQLSDLEPEPDAQNWQHTVGKDVVAGLTQREIDRQEVINELFVTEASHLRTLRVLDLIFYQRMKKENLMPREELARLFPNLPELIEIHNSWCEAMKKLREEGPIIKDISDLMLARFDGPAREELQQVAAQFCSYQSIALELIKTKQRKESRFQLFMQEAESHPQCRRLQLRDLIISEMQRLTKYPLLLENIIKHTEGGTSEHEKLCRARDQCREILKFVNEAVKQTENRHRLESYQKRLDATALERASNPLAAEFKSLDLTTRKMIHEGPLTWRISKDKTLDLHVLLLEDLLVLLQRQDERLLLKCHSKTAVGSSDSKQTFSPVLKLNAVLIRSVATDKRAFFIICTSELGPPQIYELVALTSSDKNTWMELLEEAVRNATRHPVATPTPIHPPPPGPQEPVHQDPSPSRVGLDDSEVYQSKRELEEPPGGTGPQQGTQGKPEKPEQEGSPEKEELRTPSHPSLCPYGENMDIRTRDPVHLALPGPLFMEGLADSALEDVENLRHLILWSLLPGHTTETQAAGEPEDDLTPTPSVISMTSHPWDPGSPGQAPTGGERDSAQVPGPERSHPGQEDEAFCSLAHLPPRTRNSGIWESPELDSSAEQTASAEAAGSYKVVRKAEVSGNKLVPGLPERGQSESEPPEVESGTQATGNCFYVSMPAEPLDSSTDPTGAPTGPRQPDSLPTWHTEPPPQLRDDSRDQRHPSCSPPNLALRDMGMIFRTIEQLTLKLNRLKDMELAHRELLKSLGGESSGGTTPVGSVHTEAARWTDSSLSPPAKEALALDSQNSHELGTCPEDGCDSPPEDSTTDRAASPGP; encoded by the exons GTCTCGTTCAACGCTGCGTCATCATCCAAAAGGACCAGCATGGCTTTGGCTTCACAGTCAGTGGGGATCGCATTGTCCTGGTACAGTCTGTACGGCCTG GAGGTGCAGCTATGAAAGCTGGTGTGAAAGAGGGAGACCGGATTATCAAA GTCAACGGTACCATGGTGACCAATAGTTCACACCTGGAGGTGGTGAAGCTTATCAAAT CTGGTGCCTATGTTGCACTGACCCTCCTGGGTTCTTCACCTTCATCTGTTAGTGTCTCTGGGCTCCAGCAGGACCCATCCCTGGCAGGAGCTCCTCGAATTACTCCTgtgataccaccaccaccaccgcctccACCCCTGCCACCTCCACAACGCATCACAGGACCCAAACCTCTGCAG GATCCTGAAGTTCAAAAACATGCTACCCAGATCCTCAGGAatatgctgaggcaggaggaaaagGAATTACAG GACATACTTCCACTCTATGGTGACAGCAGCCAGAGACCATCAGAAG gcCATTTCTCTCTGGATTCCCAGGAGGCAGACAGTGGCTTGGACTCTGGGACAGAACGCTTTCCCTCTGTCAGTGAA TCATTGATGAATCGGAACTCAGTACTGTCAGACCCTGGACTAGACAGCCCTCGCACCTCCCCTGTGATCATGGCCaggattgcccagcaccacaggcGGCAGGGCTCTGATGCACCAGTCCCCCCATCCAGTGACCAG GCGGTAGATCAAAGCTTAAAGCCTTTAATTATTGGACCAGAGGAAGATTATGACCCCGGTTATTTCAACAACGAG AGTGACATCATCTTCCAGGATCTTGAAAAACTGAAGTCACATCCAGCTCACCTGGCAGTTTTTCTCCGCTATATCTTCTCTCAAGCAGACCCCAGTCCACTG CTTTTTTACTTGTGTGCAGAAGTATATCAGCAGACAAACTCCAAGGATTCCCGAAGCTTGGGAAAAGACATCTGGAATATTTTCCTAGAGAAAAATGCG CCTCTCAGAGTGAAGATCCCAGAGATGTTACAAGCTGAGATTG ACTTTCGCCTGCGGAACAGTGAGGACGCTCGGGGTGTTCTATGTGAAGCTCAGGAGGCAGCCATGCCAGAGATCCAGGAGCAGATTCACGACTACAG AACAAAGCGCACTCTGGGGCTAGGCAGCCTATATGGTGAGAATGACCTGCTAGACCTGGACGGGGACCCTCTGAGAGAGCGTCAAATAGCTGAAAAGCAACTGGCTGCCCTTGGAGATATCTT gtCCAAATACGAGGAAGACAGAAG TACTCCCATGGGCTTTGCTCTAAATACTTACATGAGCCATGCTGGGATCCGCCTTCGCGAGGTACGACCCTCCAATATTGCTGAAAAGACCCAGTCTGCTCCTGACAAGGACAAGTGGCTGCCTTTCTTCCCTAAGGCTAAGAAG CAGAGCAGCaattctaagaaagaaaaagatgcctTGGAGGACAAGAAGCGAAACCCCATTCTCAAGTACATTGGAAAGCCCAAAAGCTCTTCTCAGAGCA cattTCATATTCCCTTGTCCCCTGTGGAAG TCAAGCCAGGCAATGTGAGGAACATCATTCAGCACTTTGAGAACAGCCAACAGTATGATGCCCCAGAACCAGGGACGCAACGACTCTCAACAGGAAGTTTTCCTGAGGATCTGCTGGAGAGTGACAG TTCACGCTCAGAGATTCGCCTGGGCCGCTCTGAGAGCCTCAAGGGCCGAGAAGAGATGAAGCGGTCCCGGAAGGCCGAGAATGTGCCTCGTTCTCGAAGTGATGTTGATATGGATGCTGCGGCCGAGGCCACTCGCCTCCACCAGTCAGCCTCATCCTCTGCCTCCAGCCTCTCTACTAG GTCTCTTGAGAACCCAACCCCTCCTTTCACCCCCAAAATGGGCCGCAG GAGTATTGAGTCCCCCAGCTTGGGGTTCTGCACAGATGttctccttccccacctcctgGAGGATGATCTGGGCCAGCTGTCTGACCTGGAACCAGAGCCCGATGCCCAAAATTGGCAGCACACAGTGGGCAAGGATGTGGTGGCAGGGCTGACCCAGAGGGAGATTGATCGGCAAGAGGTCATCAATG AGCTGTTTGTGACCGAAGCTTCCCACCTGCGCACACTTCGGGTCTTAGACCTCATCTTCTACCAgcgaatgaagaaagaaaacctaaTGCCACGGGAGGAGCTGGCCCGGCTCTTCCCTAACCTGCCAGAACTCATAGAGATTCACA ATTCCTGGTGTGAAGCCATGAAGAAGCTCCGGGAGGAGGGCCCCATCATCAAAGACATCAGTGACCTCATGCTGGCTCGA TTTGACGGTCCTGCTCGAGAAGAACTCCAGCAAGTGGCTGCACAGTTCTGTTCCTACCAGTCAATAGCCCTAGAGCTGATCAAGACCAAGCAGCGCAAGGAGAGCCGATTCCAGCTCTTCATGCAG GAAGCTGAGAGCCACCCTCAGTGCCGGCGACTACAGCTTAGAGACCTCATCATCTCTGAGATGCAGCGGCTCACCAAGTATCCCCTGCTCCTGGAGAACATCATCAAGCACACAGAGG GTGGCACATCTGAGCATGAGAAGCTATGCCGGGCCCGGGACCAGTGCCGGGAGATTCTCAAATTTGTGAATGAAGCAGTAAAGCAGACAGAGAACCGGCACCGATTAGAGAGCTACCAAAAACGTCTGGATGCCACTGCTCTGGAAAGGGCCAGCAATCCTCTGGCAGCAGAATTCAAG AGCCTGGATCTTACAACCAGGAAGATGATCCATGAGGGACCTCTGACTTGGAGGATAAGCAAGGATAAGACCTTGG ACCTCCATGTGCTGTTGCTAGAGGACCTGCTAGTGCTCCTGCAGAGACAGGATGAGCGGCTGCTGCTTAAGTGCCACAGCAAGACAGCCGTGGGCTCCTCAGACAGCAAGCAGACCTTCAGCCCCGTTCTGAAGCTCAATGCTGTGCTCATCCGCTCTGTGGCCACAG ATAAACGGGCATTCTTCATCATCTGTACCTCCGAACTGGGCCCTCCTCAAATTTATGAACTGGTCGCATTGACATCATCAGACAAGAACAC ATGGATGGAACTCTTAGAAGAGGCCGTGCGGAACGCCACCAGGCACCCTGTGGCTACCCCAACACCCATTCACCCCCCACCTCCAGGCCCCCAGGAACCAGTCCATCAGGACCCCAGTCCCAGCAG GGTAGGACTAGATGACTCAGAAGTATACCAAAGTAAGCGAGAACTTGAGGAGCCACCTGGAG GCACTGGACCCCAGCAGGGAACCCAAGGAAAGCCAGAGAAGCCTGAGCAGGAGGGCAGTCCAGAGAAAGAGGAGCTGCGAACCCcttctcacccttccctctgcCCGTATGGAGAGAACATGGACATCAGGACAAGGGATCCTGTCCACctggccctcccaggccctctgTTCATGGAAGGACTCGCTGATTCAGCCCTGGAAGATG tGGAGAACCTGCGACACCTGATCCTCTGGAGCCTGCTTCCAGGTCACACCACGGAGACTCAGGCCGCAGGGGAGCCCGAGGACGACCTGACACCTACTCCTTCTGTCATCAGCATGACCTCTCACCCCTGGGACCCAGGCTCCCCAGGGCAAGCTCCTACTGGGGGtgagagggacagtgcccaagttccAGGGCCAGAGAGAAGCCATCCAGGACAGGAGGACGAAGCTTTCTGTTCTCTAGCACATCTTCCCCCAAGGACTAGGAATTCTGGTATCTGGGAGTCTCCCGAGCTGGATAGTTCAGCTGAACAGACTGCAAGTGCAGAAGCAGCAGGAAGTTACAAGGTTGTGAGAAAAG CTGAGGTGTCAGGCAACAAACTTGTCCCTGGACTACCAGAGCGTGGCCAGTCAGAGTCTGAGCCACCTGAAGTGGAAAGCGGAACACAGGCTACGG GAAACTGTTTTTATGTCAGCATGCCAGCAGAACCCCTGGACTCAAGCACTGACCCTACAGGGGCACCCACAGGCCCCCGACAACCTGACAGCCTCCCTACCTGGCACACAGAGCCTCCACCCCAGCTACGAGATGACAGTAGAGATCAAAGACACCCCAGTTGCTCTCCCCCAAACCTGGCCCTTAGAGACATGGGCATGATCTTCCGTACCATCGAGCAGCTCACCCTCAAACTCAATAGGCTCAAG GACATGGAGCTGGCCCACAGAGAGCTGCTCAAGTCCCTTGGGGGAGAGTCGTCTGGTGGTACCACGCCTGTGGGTAGTGTCCACACAGAAGCAGCCAGATGGACAGATAGCTCCCTCTCACCTCCAGCCAAGGAAGCCCTGGCCTTGGACTCCCAGAACAGCCATGAACTGGGAACCTGTCCTGAGGATG GCTGTGACAGCCCCCCAGAAGACAGCACCACAGACAGAGCTGCGTCACCAGGACCCTAG